The Nitrosomonas sp. sh817 genome includes a window with the following:
- a CDS encoding protein tyrosine phosphatase family protein produces the protein MKYFITLMALIALSFAGTTQASGRTPFGHQVSAVQNYSRINDQIAISGLISEGGVPALAATGFKTVIDMRTANEGTAEEKSLVDRAGMNYINIPMTVAGISNEQLTTFTKAIEMAQRPVLIHCGSGNRASAMWARYQISQGMDPETAIEAARKSGLRPPMEEKLRESLSN, from the coding sequence ATGAAATACTTTATCACGTTGATGGCATTAATTGCCCTATCGTTTGCCGGAACCACGCAGGCTTCCGGGCGCACGCCTTTTGGTCACCAAGTCAGCGCAGTACAAAATTACAGCCGCATTAACGATCAAATCGCCATATCCGGACTTATCAGTGAGGGAGGCGTTCCAGCGTTGGCTGCGACAGGTTTTAAGACCGTCATCGACATGCGCACCGCCAATGAAGGAACTGCGGAAGAAAAATCACTCGTTGATCGCGCCGGCATGAACTACATTAACATTCCAATGACCGTTGCCGGTATTAGCAACGAGCAATTGACTACCTTTACCAAAGCCATTGAAATGGCACAACGGCCAGTGCTCATTCACTGCGGATCGGGCAATCGTGCCAGCGCCATGTGGGCCAGATATCAAATCAGTCAAGGAATGGACCCGGAAACCGCCATTGAAGCTGCGCGTAAATCGGGATTGCGGCCGCCGATGGAGGAGAAACTTAGAGAGTCCCTGAGTAATTAA
- a CDS encoding isoaspartyl peptidase/L-asparaginase family protein has translation MTAPDDVPFRLVIHGGAGAINRSRLTAEREAVYRQVLTQSLNAGYAVLSGGGSCIDAVIAAIVVMEDSPLFNAGKGSVFNHEGQNELEASIMEGATRLAGAVAGITTVRNPIRAAHAIMMKSPHAMLIGRGADTFAAEQGLEIVDPDYFHTPHRWEQLQKALTKEQVLRDHDADSNIPFVSTDEKHGTVGAVALDRHGNIAAGTSTGGLTNKRRGRVGDSSIIGAGTYADNRSVAVSATGTGEMFIRAAAAYQTAAQVMMLRKPLREAADNTLAEVSKIGGDGGLILLNVKGDYAMQFNTSGMHRGTISNDGIAWTGIFPGEPDI, from the coding sequence ATGACTGCTCCCGATGATGTTCCATTTCGGCTGGTAATCCATGGCGGTGCTGGAGCCATCAATCGCAGCCGGTTGACTGCCGAACGTGAAGCCGTTTACCGCCAGGTACTGACACAATCATTGAACGCCGGTTATGCGGTGCTTAGCGGCGGCGGTAGCTGTATCGACGCCGTAATCGCAGCCATCGTGGTCATGGAAGATTCGCCTCTTTTTAATGCCGGCAAAGGTTCAGTTTTTAACCATGAGGGGCAAAACGAATTGGAAGCCTCGATCATGGAAGGCGCTACGCGTTTAGCAGGCGCCGTTGCCGGCATCACGACAGTTCGCAACCCTATACGTGCGGCACATGCGATTATGATGAAAAGCCCGCATGCCATGCTGATTGGCCGCGGTGCGGACACATTTGCTGCAGAGCAAGGCCTGGAGATCGTCGATCCCGATTATTTTCATACTCCGCATCGTTGGGAACAATTGCAAAAAGCACTTACAAAAGAACAAGTGCTGCGCGACCACGATGCCGACTCCAATATTCCATTTGTTAGCACTGATGAAAAGCATGGAACCGTCGGTGCAGTCGCACTGGATCGGCATGGCAATATCGCCGCCGGTACATCAACCGGCGGGTTGACCAACAAACGGCGGGGACGTGTGGGTGACTCCTCGATTATCGGGGCTGGCACCTATGCCGACAATCGCTCGGTGGCGGTATCAGCAACCGGTACCGGGGAAATGTTCATTCGCGCCGCCGCAGCCTACCAAACAGCTGCGCAAGTCATGATGCTGCGCAAACCGCTTCGCGAAGCTGCCGACAATACGTTAGCGGAAGTTTCAAAGATCGGCGGTGACGGCGGTTTAATTCTGCTGAACGTGAAGGGCGACTATGCAATGCAATTCAATACCAGCGGCATGCATCGAGGCACCATCAGTAATGATGGCATCGCATGGACCGGTATTTTTCCTGGCGAACCCGATATCTAA
- a CDS encoding aldolase: MTNDTFNLSKEQLIQQSFVQMDQHLQSADYSKAQKLALTCRILFDNGHDSGLAGQITARGDTPGTYLTQRLGFGFDEICASNLLLVNEDLEVLQGDGMANPANRFHSWLYRARPDVQCIIHTHAVHTAALSMLEVPLEISHMDNCVLYDDIAFLPKWPGIPVGNEEGELISKAIGNKHALMLAHHGLLIASSSIEEACILALAFERAARMHLLAASAGKIQPIDPGLGREARDWILRGQRSAVAFAYYARRTLRKGVDCLQ; this comes from the coding sequence ATGACCAATGATACTTTCAATTTAAGCAAAGAACAGCTGATTCAACAATCGTTCGTGCAAATGGATCAACATTTGCAAAGCGCTGATTACTCGAAAGCGCAGAAACTGGCGCTGACTTGCCGAATTTTATTCGATAACGGCCACGATTCCGGATTGGCGGGACAAATCACGGCGCGTGGGGATACCCCGGGAACTTACTTGACGCAACGTTTGGGATTCGGTTTTGACGAAATTTGCGCAAGCAATCTGTTACTCGTGAATGAGGATCTGGAAGTTTTGCAGGGCGATGGCATGGCAAATCCAGCCAACCGGTTTCATTCATGGCTGTATCGTGCCAGACCCGATGTGCAGTGCATTATCCATACGCATGCAGTCCATACTGCGGCACTCAGTATGCTGGAAGTGCCTTTGGAAATCTCGCATATGGATAATTGTGTCTTGTATGACGATATCGCTTTTTTGCCCAAGTGGCCGGGTATCCCGGTCGGCAATGAAGAAGGGGAACTGATTTCCAAAGCCATCGGCAACAAGCATGCTTTGATGTTAGCGCATCACGGGTTGCTGATTGCCAGTTCGAGTATTGAAGAAGCCTGCATATTAGCGCTTGCTTTCGAACGCGCAGCGCGTATGCATTTGCTTGCAGCCTCGGCGGGTAAGATCCAGCCGATTGATCCCGGCCTCGGACGGGAAGCGCGCGACTGGATTTTGCGCGGTCAACGCAGCGCGGTTGCTTTTGCCTATTATGCGCGGCGTACCTTGCGTAAAGGCGTTGATTGTTTGCAATAA
- a CDS encoding RNA-binding S4 domain-containing protein, with translation MQSSDNVEKYRIDKWLFAARFFKTRSLAAEAIDRGRVTVNGQRVKPAKVLAVGDRLIIRNNNYQFEIEVLDLSNKRGSATIAQQFYRETEESRQQREVLVARLKTQPQPFYTKGRPTKRDRREIERFISNHHE, from the coding sequence ATGCAATCATCAGATAATGTTGAGAAATATCGTATCGATAAGTGGCTGTTTGCAGCCCGTTTTTTTAAAACACGCTCGTTAGCTGCAGAAGCCATCGACCGGGGGCGAGTGACGGTCAACGGTCAGCGGGTTAAGCCGGCCAAAGTGCTTGCGGTAGGGGATCGGTTGATAATTCGCAATAATAATTATCAATTTGAAATTGAAGTGTTGGATCTATCGAACAAAAGAGGATCCGCAACGATTGCGCAGCAATTTTACCGGGAAACCGAGGAAAGCCGTCAACAGCGAGAAGTGTTGGTCGCCCGTCTGAAAACCCAGCCGCAGCCGTTTTACACCAAAGGCCGTCCGACTAAGCGTGACCGCCGCGAAATCGAGCGTTTTATCTCCAATCATCATGAATGA
- a CDS encoding bifunctional alpha/beta hydrolase/OsmC family protein → MPRIEAKFQNSQGELLSGSLELPVGVVQSYAVFAHCFTCSKNNLAAARIALALADHGIAVLRFDFTGLGSSEGDFANSNFSSNLQDLIAAAGFLEKHYAAPTLLIGHSLGGAAVLAVARDIASIKAVITIGAPATATHIKHLFGDSYEQFSKESIVSVQLSGRSFNIKRQFIDDLEKYNSLEHIGALKKALLILHSPVDTVVSIDEAARIYSAAKHPKSFISLDRADHLLSNPLDSRYVAEVISVWAKRYFTSESLPGESKEQSIAEGVVVVRERDRKFTREILTHRHCIISDEPITLGGSDLGLNPYELLLAALGSCTSMTLRMYANHKQIDLQDIRVELHHSRVHADDCADCEQQKAFIDVMTRLIHLTGNLTDQQRSRLLEIANQCPVHKTLQGKIRIDTNLLD, encoded by the coding sequence ATGCCGCGTATCGAAGCAAAGTTCCAAAATTCACAAGGCGAACTGCTATCAGGTTCGCTGGAATTGCCCGTTGGCGTCGTACAGTCCTACGCAGTGTTCGCGCATTGCTTTACTTGCTCAAAAAACAATCTTGCAGCGGCACGGATTGCCCTGGCACTCGCAGATCATGGGATTGCAGTATTGCGTTTTGACTTTACAGGTTTAGGTAGTAGTGAAGGGGATTTCGCCAATTCTAATTTTTCCTCCAATTTACAGGATTTGATAGCGGCTGCAGGTTTTCTGGAAAAGCACTATGCAGCCCCAACCTTGCTGATTGGGCATAGCTTAGGCGGTGCTGCGGTTTTAGCGGTTGCGCGCGATATTGCTTCGATTAAAGCCGTAATCACCATCGGTGCACCGGCTACGGCAACGCACATTAAGCATTTGTTCGGAGATTCGTATGAACAATTCAGCAAGGAATCAATCGTTTCAGTCCAATTATCAGGAAGAAGCTTTAACATAAAACGCCAATTCATTGATGATTTAGAGAAATATAATTCTTTAGAACATATTGGAGCGCTAAAAAAAGCCTTGCTGATTCTCCATTCACCGGTGGATACAGTGGTTTCTATTGACGAAGCCGCTAGAATTTACAGTGCCGCCAAACACCCTAAAAGTTTTATATCCCTCGATCGCGCCGATCATCTTTTGTCCAATCCTTTAGACTCGCGCTATGTTGCGGAAGTCATATCGGTCTGGGCAAAACGCTATTTCACCAGCGAGTCATTACCGGGCGAGTCGAAAGAACAATCCATTGCGGAAGGCGTGGTTGTTGTCCGGGAACGCGATCGGAAATTTACTCGTGAGATTCTGACGCACCGCCATTGCATAATCAGCGATGAACCAATCACATTGGGCGGTTCGGATCTGGGGTTGAATCCTTATGAACTTTTACTGGCAGCTTTAGGCAGTTGTACTTCGATGACGCTGCGCATGTACGCCAATCATAAGCAAATCGATCTTCAGGATATCCGGGTTGAATTACATCACAGCCGGGTTCACGCGGATGATTGCGCGGATTGCGAACAACAAAAAGCTTTCATCGACGTGATGACACGCTTGATACACCTGACAGGAAATCTGACTGACCAACAGCGCAGCCGGTTGCTGGAGATTGCCAATCAGTGTCCGGTCCATAAAACACTGCAAGGAAAAATCCGGATCGATACCAATCTATTAGATTAA
- the pgsA gene encoding CDP-diacylglycerol--glycerol-3-phosphate 3-phosphatidyltransferase codes for MPYNLPNLLTLLRILAIPLFVGIYYVPHTWLTPSQQNLVATLIFAGAAVTDWLDGYLARVLNQTSAFGAFLDPVADKLMVSAALIVLVYLGRLDAPIALIIIGREITVSALREWMAQIGQSKSVAVSFLGKIKTTSQMIAIPLLLYHENIGEHFDPQEIGTWLIYIAALLTLWSMFYYLKAAMPQVFKSQKK; via the coding sequence ATGCCTTATAACTTGCCTAATTTACTGACTCTATTGCGTATTCTTGCCATTCCGCTGTTTGTCGGTATTTACTATGTACCGCATACTTGGTTAACTCCTAGTCAACAAAATCTTGTTGCAACCCTGATTTTCGCCGGAGCAGCGGTTACCGACTGGCTTGATGGGTATCTGGCGCGTGTTTTGAATCAAACTTCCGCATTTGGAGCATTTCTGGACCCGGTTGCCGACAAACTAATGGTATCCGCAGCACTCATCGTATTAGTTTATTTGGGCAGACTGGACGCGCCGATTGCGCTTATCATCATCGGGCGGGAAATTACCGTTTCAGCTTTACGTGAGTGGATGGCGCAAATCGGGCAATCTAAAAGCGTTGCCGTTTCATTCCTAGGAAAAATCAAAACCACATCGCAAATGATTGCAATCCCATTGTTGTTGTATCATGAAAATATTGGAGAACATTTTGATCCGCAAGAAATCGGCACATGGCTAATTTATATTGCAGCTTTGTTAACACTTTGGTCGATGTTTTATTACCTAAAAGCTGCAATGCCGCAAGTGTTCAAGAGTCAAAAGAAATAA